A window of the Neofelis nebulosa isolate mNeoNeb1 chromosome 13, mNeoNeb1.pri, whole genome shotgun sequence genome harbors these coding sequences:
- the ADD3 gene encoding gamma-adducin isoform X3 codes for MKKGHNPTGLLALQQIADYITTNSFSGFTSPPLSLGMVTPINDLPGADTSSYVKGEKLTRCKLASLYRLVDLFGWAHLANTYISVRISKEQDHIIIIPRGLSFSEATASNLVKVNIIGEVVDQGSTNLKIDHTGFSPHAAIYSTRPDVKCVIHIHTLATAAVSSMKCGILPISQESLFLGDVAYYDYQGSLDEQEERIQLQKVLGPSCKVLVLRNHGMVALGETIEEAFHYIFNVQIACEIQVQALAGAGGIDNLLVLDLQKYKSFTHAIATAGGGGVNMGSHQKWKVGEIEFEGLMRTLDNLGYRTGYAYRHPLIREKPRHKSDVEIPATVTAFSFEDDTVPLSPLKYMAQRQQREKTRWLNSPNTYMKVNVPEESRNGETSPRTKITWLRAEDSSKVSSGTPIKIEDPNQFVPLNTNPNEVLEKRNKIREQNRYDLKTAGPQSQLLAGIVVDKPPSTMQFEDDDQAPPAPPNPFSHLTEGELEEYKKTIERKQQGLEDAEQELLSDDASSVSQIQSQTQSPQNIPEKLEENHELFSKSFISMEVPVMVVNGKDDMHDVEDELAKRVSRLTTSTTIENIEITIKSPEKIEEVLSPEGSPSKSPSKKKKKFRTPSFLKKNKKKEKVEA; via the exons GTCTCGGCATGGTCACACCTATCAATGACCTCCCTGGGGCAGATACATCCTCCTACGTGAAGGGAGAGAAACTTACTCGCTGTAAGCTTGCCAGCCTGTATAGACTCGTGGACTTGTTTGGATGGGCACACCTGGCAAACACCTATATCTCC gTAAGAATAAGTAAGGAGCAAGACCACATAATAATAATTCCTAGAGGCCTGTCTTTTTCTGAAGCCACAGCCTCCAATTTG GTGAAAGTCAATATCATAGGAGAAGTGGTTGATCAGGGAAGTACTAACCTGAAAATTGACCACACAGGCTTCAGTCCCCATGCTGCGATCTATTCAACACGTCCTGATGTTAAGTGTGTGATACACATCCATACCCTGGCAACAGCAGCT GTATCCTCCATGAAGTGTGGGATCCTTCCAATTTCTCAAGAGTCCCTCTTCCTGGGAGATGTCGCCTATTATGACTACCAAGGGTCACTTGATGAACAGGAGGAGAGAATTCAACTACAGAAAGTTCTGGGGCCAAGTTGTAAG GTGCTGGTACTCAGAAATCATGGTATGGTAGCCCTTGGAGAAACGATTGAGGAGgcttttcattatatatttaatgtgcaGATAGCCTGTGAGATTCAG GTGCAAGCATTAGCAGGGGCAGGTGGAATAGACAATCTGCTCGTGCTGGATCTTCAGAAGTATAAATCTTTCACTCATGCTATAGCaacagctggaggaggaggagtgaaTATGGGCTCCCATCAAAAATGGAAGGTTGGCGAGATTGAGTTTGAAGGGCTGATGAGGACTCTGGATAATTTG GGGTATAGAACAGGCTATGCTTATAGGCATCCTCTCATTCGAGAGAAGCCTAGGCACAAGAGTGATGTGGAAATCCCAGCAACTGTGACCGCTTTTTCCTTTGAGGATGACACAGTGCCACTCTCTCCTCTCAAATACATGGCACAGAGACAGCAGCGTGAAAAAACAAGATGGCTGAACTCACCAAATACTTACATGAAAGTGAATGTGCCTGAGGAGTCTCGGAATGGGGAAACCAGTCCCAGGACCAAAATCACA tggttgAGAGCAGAGGACTCTTCTAAAGTTAGTAGTGGAACACCTATCAAAATTGAAGATCCAAATCAATTTGTTCCTTTAAACACAAACCCGAATGAGGtactagaaaagagaaataag ATTCGAGAACAAAACCGGTATGACTTGAAAACAGCTGGACCACAGTCGCAGTTGCTTGCTGGAATTGTTGTGGACAAGCCCCCTTCT ACCATGCAGTTTGAAGATGACGATCAGGCCCCACCAGCTCCTCCCAACCCCTTCAGTCATCTCACAGAAGGCGAGCTGGAAGAGTATAAGAAGACAATCGAGCGTAAACAGCAAGGCCTGgaag ATGCTGAGCAGGAATTACTCTCAGATGACGCTTCATCTGTTTCACAAATTCAGTCTCAAACTCAGTCACCGCAAAATATCCCTGAAAAATTAGAAG AAAACCATGAGCTATTTTCCAAGAGCTTCATCTCCATGGAGGTGCCCGTCATGGTGGTGAATGGCAAGGATGATATGCATGATGTTGAAGATGAGCTTGCGAAGCGAGTGAGTAGATTAACCACGAGCACGACCATAGAGAACATCGAGATTACCATTAAGTCTCcagaaaaaattgaagaagtcCTGTCACCTGAAGGCTCCCCTTCAAAATCGCcatccaagaaaaagaagaaattccgtactccttcttttctgaaaaagaacaaaaaaaaggagaaagttgaAGCCTAA